The region GTGGTAcatggtaagggggggggggggggcaactgtacGTGCAGAGGTGTGGGTGTTGGGGACCCGGTAGTAcagaggcgtctgagccattaggcagctataaattttcgcctaaggcgacaggaagaggcaagggtgcttctgcactgagtagtgagagaagaaatgcctctcagctgactcaggtgtcagtttacacagcagcagcggggctgactggacttcagctcaatgattcaaagaaccacagtaatgaatgagtcagtgagagaaggcactcatcctagtcagggatccgaggagtacagcatcatcagctcctgagtccgactcctgagaattcagtccctctctctctgctactggtaactgcgtggatgtagagactgtgtagcagccatgcattgacttccccccaggccgcctttcattcaatgatttagggttggtcctgtgtctgctgtattcaggtttgttgatgtaaggcaatgtaaaacactaggctagctgataaaagtgcaattagagggcaggcaagctggtaaatatacacagcatgatgtagaactcgtctggagggtcagtgggaaaaaatctgtctggtctctccccattgttataatgactgcaagtgcagataaggtcttaaacaggttgaaaagttttgacagtccctagactccaggagggctgcttgctgacttgtgtaagagactggcagggacagcagtcctattaccagcaactagtctctgtgtaatgtgggaatgcaatacagataaactgctccatctcaggctattctcagtctcactccactcctcctatctctgtatgtgtatagtgtatgtctactgtgtgctgtgtatagtgtgctgtgtgtgtgtgtgtgtgtgtgtgtagtgtgtgtactgtgctgtgcgtgtctaaagtgtgtgtgtgtgtgtgtactgtgtatagtgtgtgcagtgtgtgtactgtgtgtgtgtgtgtgtactgtgtatagtgtgtatgttgtgtgcagtgtgtgtactgtgtgtgtgtgtgtacactgtgtgcgtgtgtatagtgtgtgtgtgtgcgtgtatactgtgtgtggtgtgtgtgagtgcatgccgcaataagtatattttatggtgaaacgctctgctgcataacaactattttctggtgaacccatgccgcaataagtatattttctggtgaaacgctgctgcattatgattttcgggggtcttgggggtggggtcccccacaggagtggtgttcaccatgaggggtgcggggtatgggactgggggcaatcacgggggggggaggggtgccacaggatttctcgcctggagtgacaaaatggctagagacgcccctgcggtAGTAGATGGGTAAAAGAAGATGATGGTACTAGTGACAGGCGGGGGTGAGCAAAAGTAGCTAAACTAGGACCAAAAGTTGTAATAATGTGTGCCCGGTGACTGATTAGCATGGGTGGATACCAGGTATTGAAGATGTTTAGTGCATATTGTAGCAGGAATAGGACAACAAGGGATTACAATGATGGTTAACACTTACCAGCTCTGAGCCCACACGCTGACACcccagcacagaggtgccaagctatcgTTGGACTCAGAGCTGGTAAGTGTTAACCATCATTGTAATCCCTTGTTGTCCTCActcttctttaactatggttattACTGTTTGTATTATGTGCTTCTCAGTACCTTGGGCTCCACTCTTGCCAGTGTTAGTTATCATATATATCTCTCCTTGCCCCCACTCTGCCTGAACTATTCCTGCTACAATATGCACTAAACATCTTCAACACCTGGTATCCACCCATGCTAATCAGTCACCGGGCACACATTATTACAACTTTTGGTCCTAGTTTAGCTACTTTTGCTCACCCCCGCCTGTCACTAGTACCATCATCTTCTTTTACCCATCTACTACCGGGTCCCCAACACCCACACCTCTGCACgtacagttgcccccccccccccttaccatgTACCACACCGATCCCACAATAGTTTCTCCCTTTAACATATACTATTAAAATAGTCGATTTGTTATGCGCCAAATAAACAAGTGTTCTCATGCCTCCATACTCATGCGACAccttatatttatatacagctcCCTGATATGCTTTACATTTCTGTCATTTCTAGTGAGATACTCCGgttatttattgcctgatgaagcgggatgttgcccgtgaaacgcgttgcacttttatgtaggagtatgtgaataaactgttttttcttcaatcaacagcattttggtctgtttgtgtgtggacggtccaccaccgccacctaaaccattttaaaccttttatctatttttatcctattggcgcctctgtatttttaCGCATAGACTGGACCAGATTAGCGGAGCACAGATCTGTCTACTCCGCGCGAATGGAGTAAGTGTTCTGCCGCCCATATCTgcagggggagcgagagagagggtgagccctaaggtgagggaaggggggtggagacttcccccttccccaccgctgtgtccacagctctccttcttctctgcgctcccgctgggaaaaaaaaaaaaacacaggtcacggctgggcgcccctagggacccagtgcccaggggcacgtgtcctaccccgcccaccccaagctACACCCCTGTAAGAAGCACAACTTGGCCTGAGCATAATTAGAGCATATGATTGTTGGAAAAATTGAGATTTGAGGGAGttcttaaagatttcaaaggctgGAGAGTGACTGACAGATGTGTTTGGAAGGGGATTCcatagtaaggggggggggggcttgtgagaagtcttgtatccatgaatgcgaggaggtaattctagaggaagaCAGACGGAGGTTGTGTGCAGATTTGAGATTATAATTGGGTCAGTATTTGGAAACTAGTGAGATGTACAGGGGACAGGGATTGAGGAGTGCATTAtaagttagggttaagagtttgaaattgatcctctggttaaaggggcactatggcaaaaaaatgtaaaatgtaaaatatgtgcaaacatatacaaataagacatacgtttttcagagtaaaatgagccataaattacttatctcctatgttgctgtcacttacagtaggtagtagaaatctgacagaagtgacaggttttggactagtcaatctcttcattgggggattctcagggatttatttattttcaaaagcacttagtgaatggcagttgctctgtccaactgccaaaaaaactgtgtagcgagcagggtagctggccagcatcattgtttaaattctttttagggaatatctttataaataataaaagccttgctgagaatcccctatgaagagatggactagtccaaaacctgtagtttctgtcagatttctactacctactgtaagtgacagcaacataggagaaaagtaatttatggctcattttactctggaaaaaacatacttcttatttgtttatgtttgcacatattttaaattttacaatgttttaccataatgcccctttaattGGCAGCTAATGAAGAGCATGACagtgaggagcagcagaggaggagtgggAAAAAAAGATGAGTCAAGCAACTGAGTTTAGTACAGATTGGAGTGGTCCCAATTTGATTAAGATATTTCCTGCCTATATAACATTCCCAGACAGATAGATGAAATTATAATGTACATGCCAGTGGCGTTAACTTGGCCATACATGGACTGATATTTCCAGTGGATAGGATGTTTTGATCAAataggggggtggagaggggtttGTAAATGTACCTCGAGTGGACAGAGGAAGCAGTAGCAGTGTATTAGTGATTCTTTAGCTTTGCACTGAGTCAAGCTGTACAGCAATAGGCAGTAATCCCAGTAGTCTTGACCAGATAGTTTTGGCGTTGCCACATGTTCACCAAAAGTCACTGTGAAAACTGGCAGCACTGACTCTCTGCTTGACCTTAACATGTCTCCATGTCTCCCTGGTGTAAACACACTCCTCTCAGGGGAGCTCTGAGGTCTAGATGTCTTTAGTGTCTGCAGGAAGTCACTTGGAACCACAAGCTTTGCAGCTCAGGTCATTTTCAGAATTTGCAAGAAGCAAGATGGCCGCCCCCATAAAACAGAAACAGCAAAAAGTTATGCTGCATTGGCCAGAAAGGCAAGAGCACACTGTGAAACAGtacaaaaatgttacttaggcacGTGTGCTTAATCAGTAACAGCAGGGCCATTTAGGTGCCCCAGGCAAGATACCTTTTGCCTTGCCATTCTTATGAATAGGAAGATTTTAGCCAACATTAGTTAGTTTTGCAGCCAGGATCCGATAACAAATGTTAAATTATATACAGAAGTGATGTTGTTTCTCAAAATTATACTATAAAAAATACTCAATTATTACCAGTCAAGATATGCCTCACTTGTTCAAGCTTACCAAGCCTGCATAACACACCCTTTCTATAATTATGATGGATATGTAGTATAAAATCATTATACCATTTATGTATAGCCTAGGTCTTTACAACCAAAGGGTTGCAACAATCACCACACCAAATCTAAAACAATTAGCTCAATAATAGTACTAGCCATATAACTGTTATGCTATTCAGGAGTCTTTATTATGCTGAACAGCGGTGGCCATTTAGGTGATAAAATTACTATTCACCTCTTTCTTATTTGAACTACAAGTTATTTATAAAGATCCCATAAAGCACAGGGTGCTAAGAATAGCTATATGATACCCCCTCTTgcagatcaatgagatgcaaatattttagagttcatgcagatttatgtacatttttatgcaaatatatgcagtttgaaagtggaccaatcaagtcccacccaggtttaaattgatgggtccattttcaagctgcatatatttgcatacaaatttacataaatctgcatgaactcagaaatatttgcatccctAGTCTAACTGGCTTGCCTGTGCCAAAAAACGGCCTTGAGGAATGAAGTGGTCAATTGAGAAGCAGTGTGGTTTACCTATTGGAATGGGTTTTGTTGGCCATATTGGTTATGATATAGAATGTGGGTGTTGTTCTTCCTATATAGCATCCAATCATTTCAGCTAAGTGCATTTTTCCAATTTACATATGAAGACTGAGCAAGATATTATGTCCCACCAAAATACAATGTACAATTTATAttagaaattactttttttttacaattcatatGTTCCTGTTTTCTTTCCCTTTTCCCAGTGCAGGATGTTCACTCTTCGGATGATGTTTCTGCATCTGGTGGTATACTTGTCTGCTGTGCAAGCAAGCCACCAATGTCACCTAACTAATGTCACTATCTCTGCCGAGAAAGAACACTGCCCGTGTACTACCTTCACCGCCACCATCTGCACCGGCCACTGCAAGACTTATGTGAGTCTCGTCTGCCTCTATACCAAGCCAAGCAACGGGATTCACCAtattggcccatattcaattcacctgttctcttttctcctaggagatcatttttcatcttatgtttaaaataacttttcagcattctgcaactcaaaaagtaccaaaaagtaggcaaaaagtACAGACAAAATGATTTTCTTTCTCGCTGGTGTCTTAAAAGGCATATTATCgttaaagtgtaaaatatcacctaggggaaaactttggagaaaaagtgaattgaataagggacattgggcctgattcacaaagcttttatgttaaattatctcaacttacttattaactcacaattttatgatttagctctccttaactaatttaactcattgtttagctctccttatctaatgtaactcatgatttagctctccttaactgacttaaagagaaaccgtgaccaagaattgaacttcatcccaatcagtagctggtaccccctttcccatgagaactcttttccttttcacaaacggatcatcagggggctctgtgtgactgatattgtggtgaagcccctcccacaggagactgtgaggaccattttcctggcattttactgtctgtgaacctcgttgcattgtgggaaatagctgttcacagctgtttctaactgccaaaaaagcaagcatcagCTACAtcatttgccagcagtaaaaatgtcaccatgtgataaatgtcagaatgtaaatcaaggagaggaaaggttttacaatgggcaaacactgactaaatcatatatacatatttattgtaaaaattaagcacttttttattcataattttcactggagttcctctttaaatcatggtttagctctctttaACTGACTTAATTCATTGTATAACTTCCCTTaactgacataactcatggtttagctctccttatctatttatctcatgaattatctttccttatttgtttatctcctgcattagcactccttacagttaaggtgaaaaatatgttacctttgtgaatcaatcccattggccacaattcactaaaatcatgttggtgataataaggcaggtgaaaacttatcaccacacatcgatcagtatttaaaagagacactgaagcctcttaaaatccCACTTTTTATTCAATATTTAACTTCAGCACTTTCAGCTctgctaaaatgccgcatccccgcagcagaaAGCTGTTTGAAAAAACCCCAAATGCCGGGAAAAAacaacgactttcttggtcgtggattttgctgtccggggaggcagagctttgagctgcagctctgcctccattcacatCAATCCCCGCGAATCTCCACCCctgctccgcccctctcagtgaaggaagactgagaggagcggggagaggcagtgatcaGCTGGGATTGACTTGCatgaaggcagagctacagctcaaagctctgcctctgtgaagAAGCGCTCCCTGCATTTTCCCACAGGGATTttggggggggtgagggggtttGTTGCAAACAGCTTTTTGCCGCGAGGATGCAGTGTTTTAGCAGAGCTGAAATTTCTGAAGTTAAATATTTAATAACAAGTgggattttaggagacttcagtgtctctttaagtgttaattcactaaagaagtttgccttattaacatgtagtgatacattttcacagtgagagtgttgtcttatcacttcagtcctaaaGTTATGACCTGTAGTTATTCTCGATGCAGTAGATAGGGAGAGGAGGAGCACACgcaggcaggatgtagctccacccctcatGCTGCCAGGACAATTACAGCAAGCATGTGTAGGACtgccagggaaggagagagagaggctgtggctgtgtgtgtgtgtggctgggtttgtgtctctgtgtgtgaattgcagtgcgtgtgtgtgtgtgtatgtgtggctgtgtatatgtgtgtatgtgagtgtgtgtgtgtgtgtatgtgtggctgtGTTTATATAGAcagggaggaggcagaggagtcaGATGGTTCCTGCACGGCAGTTGAAATCGAGTCCCGGCCGGCGACTCGCTGCAGTAATCTCGCTTTGCCCGTAGTACTGGTCGAATGTAAGGGGTGACGTCACCGCTATTCTCCCAGCCAATCAGCCGACATGTTGCGATAGGTCTGCCTATCTTCCTCAGGGCttcaatttttgtttgttttaatacattttatttttaaactataatggctaaaaaaacaagaaataaggatttttttctaaattcttttaaaatgcatacaaaatataattattcttagcaaaaagtaccacctaaagaaagccaaaTTTGTGGCGTAAAGAACAATATGTACTGTAGATCATTGTGGTGTGAtatgtaacaataaagttattggcgaatgaatggaaggcgcgtgatgtgaaaattgctctggtttttgagTGGAAAATACcggtggttgggaagtggttaaatatggcagcctccatatacctttcacttcaggttccctctaaAGTCTGAAGAATAGAATGAATCTCATGATTTGTGGCAAGGAATATATTTTCTTTGTTGTTTGACTGAGCACTGCTTTCTCTCAACAGGATCCGGTGATCAAATCGGCCCGTTCCTCATTCAAACAGGAGATCTGCACCTACAAGGAGTTCCGTTATGAAAACATCCCACTGCAAGGCTGCACGCCTGGTACAGACCCCTACTTCACCTATCCCGTGGCACTGAGCTGTGAGTGCAGCCAATGCAAGATGGACTACAGTGACTGCACTGTGGAGAGCAGCGAGCCTGACGTCTGCATGAATAAAAACCACATAGCCATTTAAGCTTCTCCACAACAGTGCATGCAGAAGAATATAAAGAGAACCAGTTACAAATGAGCATCTGTAACATATGTAAGAATCTGAATTTCAACTCCAATTCACAGGGGTGTTTCTCTGGAATATTTCTAacttcttttaaagtgaacccgaggtgagagtgatatggaggctgccatatttatttctttttaagcaatacctgttgcctggctatcctgctgatcctctgcctaaaaTACtaacagccatagaccctgagaaaGCATGGAGAAGATCAGGTACTGTATTTctggcaatattgtcagaactgacaagattagctgcatggttgtttctggtgtgtggttcagagacacacactactgcatccaaagagatcagcagagctgccaggcaactggtattgtttaaaaggaaataaatatcgcagTTGCTATATCAAtcgcacctcgggttcactttaagggctggttcacacagataGTTGGCGGCATTTACCGCCAAACGTTTGGGAATCgtcggctaaacgctcccattcaaatgaatgggagcgtttagcatcgcGCAGTTACCGTCGATTACGCAAACACagcgttccgatcccgatttaacgTGTCGCTTCGGCCGGCCCTAGAAGCCACATCTGACATCCAGGGTCGGCTAGCCGCGTGGGTTCATGTCACCTCGCGGGGGCGGTAAGCGCAACAGGAAGCTGACGATCGCTGTACCGCCACCCCGGAACGAGCCGTCACAGGACGACGtggcttcccggccgcccctgcctgccatccgtgtgaaccagccctaatta is a window of Hyperolius riggenbachi isolate aHypRig1 chromosome 6, aHypRig1.pri, whole genome shotgun sequence DNA encoding:
- the LHB gene encoding lutropin subunit beta — translated: MKRWTSPKPVVSVRFLLPTCRMFTLRMMFLHLVVYLSAVQASHQCHLTNVTISAEKEHCPCTTFTATICTGHCKTYDPVIKSARSSFKQEICTYKEFRYENIPLQGCTPGTDPYFTYPVALSCECSQCKMDYSDCTVESSEPDVCMNKNHIAI